Part of the Sporosarcina sp. FSL K6-2383 genome is shown below.
AAGCGATTAGTGTAACGCCGCAAGGATATACGGATACGGAATTCGCGGAGGCACCAAAAAGTAAACTAGAAAATGCGGCGAAAAAGAAAAATACTAAATAGGTAAGTGTTTGTAGAACTATAAGGTAAAAAATTACGGGAAGGAGCTTTCGTAAATGAGCGAGAAAAAGCCTCCGCATGAACAAATGACCAATAAAAATAATGGATTATCTTCAGCGCAAGAAGTGCTCTACCAAGAAGAATATAAAAAAGCAGATAAGGTCGCGAAAAATAAAAAGAGCAGTACAAAATAATGAAAAGAACCAAGTCCATAACGCACTGAATGGTTTCGGTACTTGGTTCTTTTCTTATGAAATATCAGGAAATGAGATCACTAACTGTCCCTCTACATTGATAACTTCGATGAGTGCATCGTTGAAAAGATAAGGCGTGTCATTGCTGTCCTGCGGCGTTATATTTTCGTATATATTCTTCACAGACAATACAGGAAACGTCACAGGAATGTAGCGACCATTGCTAAGTGTCTTCATATTCCCCATTAAAAAGATTTCTTTACTCGAGGCTGCAAAACTTAAATGCCCGACTTCTTTTTTCAACGTTCCGGAGACCAATGCTACGCTTTGTAATAAAGAGATGATACATAAAATGAAGTCATTGATGATTTCATTCGATAGCTTGTCAAAACCGTAGCTACTGAATAATGCGTTAAAGCTATTTCGAATTTCTTTAAATGAAAACAGGTCTTCAATCTTTTTTCTGTTCTTTGTCTTTTCTAAATGAGTAATAATTTGTTTACATTCTTCAAGATAATCCTTGACGTAGCCTGTGTTATTTTCCCGTTGGAGTAGAAAGTTACTAATCTCTTGAATTACATTATTATCATGCACATCGTTTCTAACAATCATTAAAAAACTATACAGGTCTTTTTCGTCAAAAGTCTGTTCTGTAAACTTAGTATAATAATATGCCATTAATTGCTGTTGTTTTTTATCCAAAATGCTCGCTCCCAGCTATATAATCACTAATCTAATTGTAATGATACCATGCCGGGAATCCAAAATCACGGGACATTTCATTCGAAATACACTATAATAGGAACATTAGCTTGTATAAAAGGAAACGATAAAAATAATGCAAAGTCAGTCATCTCAGATGTAAAGGGAGGCTGACTTCTGTTTGTTGTAGAAAGAAGGCATTCCTGTGACCCGACAATTAACTAAACAACAAGTGTTGCGCTGTGGCCTCGGCATGACGGAGAACGCGCGTAAAGGAATGGCGCAAATCGTAACAGGAGAACATGCTTTTTTTGCGTTACAGGATGCTTTTGACATCTATATTGAAAAACGGCCCAATAATAAACAAGGCAATATGTCATTTTCATTTTTCTTTGACAACGATACGAATGAAGTGCTTGCAAAACGGCTACAAGGCAAGGTGGCTGTCATGGAATGTGTATATCAGCATGATGGTTTTTTAGCTACAGGTTTTCACGTCAGAGGCCGTAAGGAAGTCGTCCGCACCAACCGCCGTTTACCAACTCGTTTAAAGTTCCTGCTCGGTCGTAATACGGGAGCGACGATGCCTGTTGACTTGTATACGAGTCTTCGGGAGCTACCGATTGCAGAAGAGCGCTCTGAGTATGTGAAGAAAAGAATTTCTAGCTGGGAAGGCTATTTACGGATACAGGAACGCAATGCAGATGTTGCAGATGTGACATCGGCTTTTTCGCGTGCCAGTTTTAGCGAGGATTTTAGTAAGCTCCGCTTAGTGTGCAATGATTTAAAAGGCCCTGATTGGCATGCGATTAAAGGCTTCAGCGCCAAGATGGCAGGGACTTCACAGGATATTGGGAGTGTACTGAATGCCGATCGCTCGAAAAGTCTAATCGAAATTGAACTGAATCGCCATTACAGGGAGCTGGCAAGACAGCATAAATGGCAGCCTCAATCGTTCAAGGCAGTGACATTCAGTAACTTTTTGGAATTAAGCCAAGTGAGACGACTGCGTAAGGGCTTCAAGG
Proteins encoded:
- the sspL gene encoding small, acid-soluble spore protein L, which encodes MAKNNNADKGKKAISVTPQGYTDTEFAEAPKSKLENAAKKKNTK
- a CDS encoding YfhE family protein: MTNKNNGLSSAQEVLYQEEYKKADKVAKNKKSSTK